The region GGAGCCCATGGGTTCCTGGCCTCCTTCATTGCGCTTCGCGCATTCAAGAGCTAAAGGTAGGAGGAAAAatcgggaaaacaaaaacatgtggaaaaaaaagtgaggGAAAACATTAGATCAGGGGAAAAAAGGACGATGTTCTTTTGTTATGGCGTGACCTCTACGGAAGTCTGTAGTTTGAATTTTCTACCAATCATCACGCGTGATTttagtgaaccaatcagatatCATTCCCGAAACTCGCTATacttatgcaaatttatggacaatacatttttttaaaatcaaacgAACTCGTCTCGCAGTCATTGAGGTAAATTCAATCCACGTTTGATTTTGctaatgttttcattttcccacTTTCCATCGGTTTTTCCTTGGATGTTTCATTTGAACAAGATCAGTATAAGCTCAATAAAATATCACTGTTACATGTTTCAAAGAAGTTGTTTCGCACAAACATCCTTGTACACAAGTCCGCTACAATTTGTTAATCTTTTTCGGAGGTAATCGTAATTCATGTAAAAACGGTCATGCGTTGCATGTATTTATCAATTTTGCATAGAGGTTTTGTGATATGGTAAGAGCGTCATTCGTGAAACGCCAATGTCACGACGGCGAAAATTGATGATTGAGAGGAACTTCTGACGTCACGATTTTTCCACTGCCAGCGAAATATGGCCGACCGTCTATAAGCTGTACCGAGCAAGCCATCGTTGTACACACAACTTTGTGCGACGGACTTATTCCTTGAACTATTActcaaaattttcattaaGTAAACtgttgtttcattctttgatgCTACGGTAGCTTTCGGTTTGAGGAAAAAGCACAGAGGAGCATGAACGAGGCGGGCTCTCGCACTATCGGAGGAATGACTTCGCGACATTCAAATCAGACCCATCAAGATGTTATTGATAGAATACGGCAGCGTGTCAGTGGTTACAAAAAGCATCACTCAGAGTGCCAGAAAAAATATGCGCATTCCCTTCCAAAAGTACATGATTTGGAAAGACAAGAAGCGATGAATCTACGCAAGCGTGCAGTCGATCGCAATCGAATCATCAATGTAAACGGGAAGgcaacaaagcaaaatgacGGAGAAGGAAAGCTCGATgcacaacagcaacaaataaCAAACGGGTTCGATAAGTCCTCAAATGCTATCTTGCACATTCGTGAGGTGCGTTTCTTTGGTTTATGGTCACATTTTTAGTGGCCTTAGAAGTAATTTAAATCGATGACTGTGATGGACATTTTATTGTGATATGTAGCTACTAATGCCTAATTGTTTAGTTTGCAATTTGTGTGCAGTGCCCATGAATTTCGTATTTCGCTAATTCTGGTGTAATCTTTGCTTATCCCGCTAGCAGCAAATCCTAATGAAGAAGAGGAAACACGAACAGAACTTGAGCGATGCGATCAACTCCTTCTCTCCATCAAACGATGATGGTAGTACCCTTGGAGGTGATTGCGTTAACAAGTTTCAGAGACAAGATGGTCTCCTACAGGTTTCGGAAAGCTCCGTAGCCAATCAGTCCCACCAGGTTGGTCATCCAACAGCTCAATTAAATCAAATGCCTTTTGGTGCTATAGAAAATTCGTACATTCAAGATTGTTCTGTTAGTACAGCTAGAATATCGACCACAATCGGCGCAGAGACTTGCACAAACGGCGGTCAGGGTTTGTCGTCTTCGTTTTTACCAACGGATTTTAAACAAGAGAACACTGTTATTGTTTCTTGTGAGGAAACTACAGTTCCAAACAAAACTCCAGGGACTGTGGCCAATGGCTTGAATCAAGGGTCTAGCATGTGTACAGGTCAAGAGTTCATTCAACAACAGTTACGCTATATTGATCATGTCATTCAAGCACGTTTTAACGAGGATGGTGCACCCACACAAACTATTCAACACCAAACTAAGGCTACTGTGCAAGCTTGTGATGATGATAGGGCTCATGTGCCTGAAACTCAGCTGTTAAGTCGCCATCCAAAATCTCATCAACTAAAAGAATTTGCCCGTAAGTCACAACTTGCTCAACAAGTTGTACCTTACAGAGATCGCCAAGACCATGGAAATCATCAGTTTTCCCATCAACATGCAACACAATATTCATTGGCCTCAGCTGGCCAACCATCACCTGGAGTACCTTACCCTGCAGGCAAATATCCTGGTCCAATGCCCAAGATTTTAAATGAGCAGCAGCAACAAATGCTTCAAGAGCCTAATCACCCCATAGCTTCTATGGCTAGTGGATTTCCTCATCACTTTGACTCTGCTCATCATCAAGTAGGACTAGCATCACAGCCTCAACAACTGCAGCAACACCAGCAGCAGCAGAAGTCATATTATGGTTTGCCTCAAAACAATCTGCCATCATCTAAATTATCTCACATGCCAGCACGGTCTCAAGAATTATATTCTCAACGGTATCAGAGCCAATCAGTGTTGCCAACATCACAAGGAGCAGCATTGGTTAGACCTGCAGGTTCGCACAACATAACAAGGTACTCTATGCCAAGATCTCAACCAGTTTATCAACGCCAGACTTCAATGCCCCCCTTGCAAGGGCAAACATTCCTGAACTCAGATTCACAGTATCAACAGCAAGTTCCTACTTTTCAAGGTGACCAGTCTGGATATTCAAATTCTGCCACTGAACTTGCTGCTACGTACCATTATCAGAGGCGTAACTCTTTCCCTATGTACCGTAATAGTGGCCAAGCGTCAGAAAATCTGTCTTTTAGAATGCAGCAGAATGTTGGCTCTAATCAAGCCAGTCTTCTTAGAGGTGTATTACAAAATTCATCCCAGAGTATTCCATCTGACAGAGACTATTTAGTAAATCCAACCAGGGGAATGGCTTTACCAACTACCTTGCAAACAGGTCCTCTTTTGACTGGAAGGCCACCTTCAACAAATGTTGACTTGAATTCAGCTGTGCCAAAGAAGCAGCAATCATCCATCTTGTATAGAAGTGCTGCTCCTCAACAGTGTGCCTCAGTATTGCCACAAGGTGGTAAATTTCAGACCACAAGTGATTCAAGAAAAATATCTAATGAAAGCAGTTACAAAGTCCTTAACCCCAACTCTACCATAAACAGAGATGTGGATGAAAGACAAACAACAGCTAGCTCAGGCCACAATGATGCACAGTTTAATGCTTATTCACCACTAAATACTTTGGATAAGGCTCCATCTTTTACTTCTCTTTTGGAGCAATCTGCCATTAACCCAGGTAATCTAGAAACCACTTACACAGGATCAATTCCTAACCTAGAACTACTTGGAGAGATTTTAGGACAATGAGACATTGGGTCTCTATCTGAACTTTAATATTGAACAATATAGCTTCAAAAAGTGATAATCCCTTGTATCAAAGATTGATTATTGATTTTGCTTatttgaatttctgttttgaaCAGTGCTTGATtgagttgaaagaaaataattattatagtcaGACAAATGGAAAGAGCAAGCAACAAGCTCATAATCATATAATTACCAATGGGTACTTAGTAGTTCTAGTTTATATGTACAAAAACTATAGAGCTGTAAAGTATATGCTCCTTGCCATGGGTATAGTTTTCTTAGTAAAACTTAGGTTTGGCTAAGAGAACTTTACAGcagtaataattgtttttagaatgaaaaaaaaaaaatactgtactctgtaatattttcatttaagaCTGGAAGCAATGGATTTGTTCTCTTTTAATGGAGTTGTTTTTATACATGTATTTGTACCTACATATAACACAGCATTTAACTTTCATAACTTATTTAGTCGCAGTTAGTGTTGGCAATTTCCTTTCAATACTTGTACATAGAGCTCAATTAGTTAGTGCTAAGAAGGTACATATACACAGTGTTTTGTTCATATTTTTAGTAAGACCTTAAGAAAACCAATGGGCCTTGTAAAATATTGgtttttaatataatttcCATTTTATATTGAGCAACTGTATCTTTTGAGCATGAATCCTGATAATGTGCAAGTTAAGGAAAGGCAAGAATACTCACTCCAATTTTATAGTGAATGCAGAGAAAATAATGTCCTTGTGGTCTTAGTATATGTATGCCACAAGACTATAATAAGCAAAACTCCAAGAGCAAGataatcaattattattgattatctTGCTCTTGGGGTACGTTGTTCTTTGAGGAAATCAACCCAGGgtaatcaatttttttccttataaaCAGAACTTTTCCTTTCTGCATAGGGTTAAGATAagtaactgtttttttttctgtttgaagAGGGAAGTAGTTTGGTGATATTCCCATAGGGGTGGGGTGGAGCAGGGCTACTTTCTAGGAATTGGCTTATGATACATAATGTATGATAAGGTCAGTTTCATGATTTTATTGACCATAGTGAAGTTGCCTATTCATGAGAAAAGGGGCACTCATTTTCATCCATGGAAATGGTAAGAAGAGATTTTTGAGATAAAATATTGGAATGATtcactgtgaaaaaaaaggacCAAACACAATTTCATTCTGCTTACAAATTAAACATTTTACGAGTTATTTGTGCAATGTATATTGGTtctgttctgattggttaacaTCCATTGCAGCTAACACTGCTTGGATCTTCTTTTTCCGTATCAATCTCTTAACACTCCATGAGTTACTGATGGTAAGTGACCGTGAGTTACTGATGGTAAGTAACCAAGCAGCAATCATAATATTGTATTTGGCCTATAGTGACTATAATGGGGtaaaaaaattggccatcaaAAGAGGAAAGAATGTAGTGGGTTTTCAGAGAAAGCAAGAGCTTGTGCCCAGTGAAAACCCACTGCTCAGTGAAGTACAAATAGACCAGGGATGCAACCCCCTGATTGCTTTAAGTAACCATCCACTGTTCACATGTTTTGGCAATGGATATCATTAATTCTGTTGAGAACATAGAATTGGTCACTCAGCAAGTGGACCAGCCTTGCATGGCTCCTCATGCACTTTTAGATGAAGTGCTAACATTCTATAAGTGTTTGATCAGTGTATACAGTATACATGTTGTGccacttgatttcatttgGAAGATAGAGAGATTCCCCTTAATTGCAGgtgttgggggggggggggggggagcaGGTAATATCAGTGATATCCACAGCAAATCttattttccacatcttgacCTTTTATACCATTTGTGCAATTCAATAAGTATCCGTATAATGACTATAAGTGACCATTGGGGTTAATGATTAGTACAAAGTTGATTTTGAGATACTGATTCTATACTGCCTCACAATTTGTGCtctatgaaaaacaaaatgagtGCAAATGAGTTCAAGTTGTAGGAGAAACTCTGTTGTTCCCAATTGTATGGTTTCTGGAATTGGGAAACCTGGTTCTTACTTTGCCATGAAAAGCACTTGAGTGGCTTTTTGAACTTATCTGACCCTGAGCTCGGTCACCCAACTTTTAGCCTAAAGGAAGTGGTTTTGCAAACCATTTTCAGATCTTggatgatctttttcagttGACTGAGCAAGTCTTTGTTCGGAAATCATGCCATTGCAACTTCTCAGACTGAAGTAAGGCTTAAAAGACCTTAACTGATTTCTTGGTTTAAAGCTCTattgtttttcagccaatcagagtcTCTTTGTTATTTGACTGTTTCGATGAGTGTTGCTCTCTGTAAATGATTAGGCATTTTGTGCAGctactttgaatttttttgttaaaataccTAACTTATGTACAAATATAATGGATTACACTATTCTGAACTAAATGAGACCTTtctttaatgttaatgatctttgcagttttattaTTCTACTCAAGCAGTAGTGAAATATAGGCCTGAAAAATTATGGCCTGAatgggactcgaaccctgacctctgcaatgccagTGCAGAGGTCAGCTTAAGCAGCATAgcaaaactgcaaagatcatgaatattaaacttgtttcaatctgcagttcaaatgaaattgtaTAAAAGGAAAGACatatcaaattaatgttgctCATCCAACTGCCATTATTTCTTGCATACTGGTATATTGAGGGATAGATTTCTCCCTGCCTTTGTTGCTGTTTCTATAGGAGGCATGTTAGTACTTATATGTTAGTACTAATACTTCCATTACCAATATTCCACGGAATGTTTTTGTATGATGATCAACTTTGTTGCTGTATGGATGGGGTTACGAGGATATTCGGGGATGTATACAGTTAATTGCTggaatttctttcaaatttagcTTGGAGAGCAGATGCATGGTATCATCAACAAGTGAATGCAGATACAGACTTCTATTGAATTCCAAACCTTACAATTGAACACATGCAAAGTTTCATTTAGAAGTCCCCTTACatacaaaaaacgaaaatattaTATGGTAAAAATGTatcttaataattatatatggAGGGTCCTgaagaggggggggggggggcagatCCCATTTCCCCGTGCtatttcatgaaaaatccCATTCCCAT is a window of Acropora palmata chromosome 4, jaAcrPala1.3, whole genome shotgun sequence DNA encoding:
- the LOC141879279 gene encoding uncharacterized protein LOC141879279 isoform X2 — its product is MNEAGSRTIGGMTSRHSNQTHQDVIDRIRQRVSGYKKHHSECQKKYAHSLPKVHDLERQEAMNLRKRAVDRNRIINVNGKATKQNDGEGKLDAQQQQITNGFDKSSNAILHIREQILMKKRKHEQNLSDAINSFSPSNDDGSTLGGDCVNKFQRQDGLLQVSESSVANQSHQVGHPTAQLNQMPFGAIENSYIQDCSVSTARISTTIGAETCTNGGQGLSSSFLPTDFKQENTVIVSCEETTVPNKTPGTVANGLNQGSSMCTGQEFIQQQLRYIDHVIQARFNEDGAPTQTIQHQTKATVQACDDDRAHVPETQLLSRHPKSHQLKEFARKSQLAQQVVPYRDRQDHGNHQFSHQHATQYSLASAGQPSPGVPYPAGKYPGPMPKILNEQQQQMLQEPNHPIASMASGFPHHFDSAHHQVGLASQPQQLQQHQQQQKSYYGLPQNNLPSSKLSHMPARSQELYSQRYQSQSVLPTSQGAALVRPAGSHNITRYSMPRSQPVYQRQTSMPPLQGQTFLNSDSQYQQQVPTFQGDQSGYSNSATELAATYHYQRRNSFPMYRNSGQASENLSFRMQQNVGSNQASLLRGVLQNSSQSIPSDRDYLVNPTRGMALPTTLQTGPLLTGRPPSTNVDLNSAVPKKQQSSILYRSAAPQQCASVLPQGGKFQTTSDSRKISNESSYKVLNPNSTINRDVDERQTTASSGHNDAQFNAYSPLNTLDKAPSFTSLLEQSAINPGNLETTYTGSIPNLELLGEILGQ
- the LOC141879279 gene encoding uncharacterized protein LOC141879279 isoform X3, which produces MKKRKHEQNLSDAINSFSPSNDDGSTLGGDCVNKFQRQDGLLQVSESSVANQSHQVGHPTAQLNQMPFGAIENSYIQDCSVSTARISTTIGAETCTNGGQGLSSSFLPTDFKQENTVIVSCEETTVPNKTPGTVANGLNQGSSMCTGQEFIQQQLRYIDHVIQARFNEDGAPTQTIQHQTKATVQACDDDRAHVPETQLLSRHPKSHQLKEFARKSQLAQQVVPYRDRQDHGNHQFSHQHATQYSLASAGQPSPGVPYPAGKYPGPMPKILNEQQQQMLQEPNHPIASMASGFPHHFDSAHHQVGLASQPQQLQQHQQQQKSYYGLPQNNLPSSKLSHMPARSQELYSQRYQSQSVLPTSQGAALVRPAGSHNITRYSMPRSQPVYQRQTSMPPLQGQTFLNSDSQYQQQVPTFQGDQSGYSNSATELAATYHYQRRNSFPMYRNSGQASENLSFRMQQNVGSNQASLLRGVLQNSSQSIPSDRDYLVNPTRGMALPTTLQTGPLLTGRPPSTNVDLNSAVPKKQQSSILYRSAAPQQCASVLPQGGKFQTTSDSRKISNESSYKVLNPNSTINRDVDERQTTASSGHNDAQFNAYSPLNTLDKAPSFTSLLEQSAINPGNLETTYTGSIPNLELLGEILGQ
- the LOC141879279 gene encoding uncharacterized protein LOC141879279 isoform X1, whose product is MNEAGSRTIGGMTSRHSNQTHQDVIDRIRQRVSGYKKHHSECQKKYAHSLPKVHDLERQEAMNLRKRAVDRNRIINVNGKATKQNDGEGKLDAQQQQITNGFDKSSNAILHIREQQILMKKRKHEQNLSDAINSFSPSNDDGSTLGGDCVNKFQRQDGLLQVSESSVANQSHQVGHPTAQLNQMPFGAIENSYIQDCSVSTARISTTIGAETCTNGGQGLSSSFLPTDFKQENTVIVSCEETTVPNKTPGTVANGLNQGSSMCTGQEFIQQQLRYIDHVIQARFNEDGAPTQTIQHQTKATVQACDDDRAHVPETQLLSRHPKSHQLKEFARKSQLAQQVVPYRDRQDHGNHQFSHQHATQYSLASAGQPSPGVPYPAGKYPGPMPKILNEQQQQMLQEPNHPIASMASGFPHHFDSAHHQVGLASQPQQLQQHQQQQKSYYGLPQNNLPSSKLSHMPARSQELYSQRYQSQSVLPTSQGAALVRPAGSHNITRYSMPRSQPVYQRQTSMPPLQGQTFLNSDSQYQQQVPTFQGDQSGYSNSATELAATYHYQRRNSFPMYRNSGQASENLSFRMQQNVGSNQASLLRGVLQNSSQSIPSDRDYLVNPTRGMALPTTLQTGPLLTGRPPSTNVDLNSAVPKKQQSSILYRSAAPQQCASVLPQGGKFQTTSDSRKISNESSYKVLNPNSTINRDVDERQTTASSGHNDAQFNAYSPLNTLDKAPSFTSLLEQSAINPGNLETTYTGSIPNLELLGEILGQ